Proteins co-encoded in one Cytobacillus sp. NJ13 genomic window:
- a CDS encoding ribonuclease H-like domain-containing protein produces MSIKNKLNRLKGHLGTDSNKQPSLFVRNPENKIEVPYKEVWANEGVYPYYFEDSYCLVREKEYSLDQMHGIYPFRHFTAAVEAWNSTSISHPLSASGHGPENLFFFDTETTGLGGGTGNTIFLLGQASLQGNKIKLKQHILPHPGAEIPLYKSFLESIDYSTMVTYNGKAFDWPQVKTRHTLLREHVPKLPPFGHFDLYHAARRMWKHKLERIKLAAVEKDVLGIERKDDIPGFLAPMIYFDFIERKDPEGMLGIIKHNEIDILSLISLYTHLSFQILQLDEKQTSRELYEVGRWLSALGESSQAKTVFNKISEGESSEALDARFALAFEHKKHKNWDEAAKLWKDIAEKGLMNMKVISCIELAKIYEHRFKDIGQAIMYAKKAFNMMKEISGGETEKLKIKQEEIHRRIVRLERKFNRI; encoded by the coding sequence TTGTCCATTAAAAACAAGCTGAACAGGCTAAAGGGCCATCTTGGTACAGATAGTAATAAACAGCCCTCATTATTCGTCCGGAACCCTGAGAATAAGATCGAGGTCCCATATAAAGAAGTTTGGGCTAATGAAGGTGTTTATCCGTATTATTTTGAAGACTCCTACTGCCTTGTAAGGGAAAAAGAATACAGTCTTGATCAGATGCATGGAATCTATCCTTTCAGGCACTTTACAGCAGCAGTGGAGGCATGGAATTCTACAAGCATCAGTCATCCCTTGTCTGCTTCCGGTCACGGGCCGGAAAATCTTTTCTTTTTTGATACAGAGACAACAGGATTGGGCGGAGGGACTGGCAATACTATCTTCCTGCTTGGCCAAGCCAGTCTGCAGGGAAACAAAATAAAGCTGAAACAGCATATCCTTCCTCACCCAGGCGCTGAGATACCTTTGTATAAAAGCTTTCTGGAAAGCATTGATTATTCAACAATGGTGACATACAACGGGAAAGCTTTCGACTGGCCGCAGGTAAAAACGAGACATACCCTCCTAAGGGAGCATGTCCCAAAGCTGCCTCCATTTGGCCATTTCGACTTATATCATGCTGCAAGGAGAATGTGGAAGCACAAACTCGAGAGAATAAAACTTGCTGCAGTAGAAAAAGATGTTCTGGGGATTGAGAGAAAAGACGATATTCCCGGTTTTCTCGCACCGATGATTTACTTTGATTTTATTGAAAGAAAAGATCCTGAAGGCATGCTGGGAATCATAAAACATAATGAAATTGATATTTTATCCCTGATCAGCCTGTATACACATCTTTCTTTCCAAATACTGCAGCTCGATGAAAAACAGACCTCCCGAGAGCTTTATGAAGTAGGAAGGTGGCTTTCAGCACTGGGAGAATCTTCACAGGCGAAGACAGTCTTTAATAAAATATCTGAAGGAGAGTCTTCTGAAGCTTTGGATGCCAGGTTTGCACTGGCTTTTGAGCATAAGAAACATAAAAACTGGGATGAGGCGGCAAAATTATGGAAGGATATTGCTGAAAAAGGCTTGATGAATATGAAGGTAATATCCTGCATTGAACTGGCCAAGATCTATGAGCATCGATTTAAGGATATAGGCCAGGCTATTATGTATGCGAAAAAAGCTTTTAACATGATGAAAGAAATCTCAGGTGGCGAAACAGAAAAGCTAAAAATAAAACAGGAAGAAATACATCGGCGGATTGTACGGCTTGAACGAAAGTTTAATCGAATTTAA